In the genome of Spirochaetia bacterium, one region contains:
- a CDS encoding sugar ABC transporter permease: protein MSQVLKTPKKSILIRVFAPILILYFFVFVFPIFFSLRFSFLNWTGGSRKDFIGLKNYAVLFKDKGFWSSVLITLKITAIVTIGQVGLGLIVAILLVTMYVAWGSFHRTVIFLPVVISPVVVGLVWSIIYNHRFGVLTAILTHVLHIPVDAIPLWLDNPSLVLYSVCVPVIWQYVGLYMIMLLGALESIPKSILESGQIDGTNQWQLSFKIMLPCIYPTFKVAVILCVSGTLKIFDHIFVLTGGGPAQKTMTMSLYNYRQSFDMMKLSYGSAMAIIMIIISLAITYLTLKGLGGKRYE from the coding sequence TTGAGTCAAGTATTAAAGACACCAAAGAAAAGTATCCTGATCAGGGTTTTCGCGCCGATACTTATACTTTATTTTTTTGTATTTGTATTCCCTATTTTTTTCTCATTGCGATTCAGTTTCCTGAATTGGACCGGTGGAAGCCGGAAAGATTTCATCGGACTGAAGAACTATGCTGTTTTATTCAAGGACAAGGGTTTTTGGTCTTCCGTCCTGATTACCCTGAAAATTACTGCCATTGTAACTATCGGCCAGGTAGGTCTCGGCCTTATCGTTGCCATACTTCTGGTTACGATGTACGTAGCATGGGGTAGCTTCCACAGGACTGTCATCTTTCTGCCTGTCGTCATCTCACCGGTTGTCGTCGGTTTGGTCTGGTCAATCATCTACAACCATCGTTTCGGTGTACTGACAGCAATATTGACGCATGTATTGCATATACCGGTAGATGCAATTCCCCTATGGCTTGACAACCCTTCCCTGGTCCTATATTCAGTGTGCGTTCCGGTAATCTGGCAATATGTCGGCCTCTATATGATCATGTTGCTGGGAGCCTTGGAAAGCATCCCCAAATCCATCCTGGAAAGCGGACAGATCGATGGCACAAATCAATGGCAGCTGTCTTTCAAGATCATGCTCCCATGTATTTACCCGACTTTCAAGGTTGCCGTCATACTTTGTGTATCAGGGACTTTAAAGATATTTGACCATATTTTCGTCTTGACCGGTGGTGGACCAGCACAAAAGACAATGACTATGTCGCTTTACAACTATCGGCAAAGTTTTGATATGATGAAATTAAGTTACGGCTCGGCCATGGCAATAATCATGATCATCATTTCACTTGCGATAACCTATCTGACCCTGAAAGGCTTGGGAGGGAAACGCTATGAATAA
- a CDS encoding zinc-binding dehydrogenase — translation MKCISFEKPWSACLVNKDKYANGDILQNLYSVISAGTELAILSGKESWAPLPFVPGYGAVGKMVNIAPESPYEEDKVYFTYGKHQEFIRPETICLPMDSQMNLMHAVFARMAAVSITSIRCSNISLGDSVAVVGGGLVGNFAAQLARLSGATVSLIDPFASRRHIAQQCNITDTFKDSNEAIEAKGIDLFDTVIDATGVPSVVMDSSRLVGKHGELIILGSPRGSYTADITPFLNRSHLSPTNMTVKGAHEWRYPLHADTQKTYKFSIEGNLNYLFNAIIKKELLIEPVITHVIKPSEAPRIYIDLKNNPDAYLGIVIDWSKK, via the coding sequence ATGAAATGTATTAGTTTTGAAAAACCTTGGTCAGCTTGCCTAGTAAATAAGGATAAGTATGCTAATGGTGATATTCTGCAAAATCTGTATTCAGTCATCAGTGCAGGCACAGAATTGGCAATTCTATCAGGAAAAGAATCTTGGGCGCCGCTTCCTTTCGTGCCAGGATACGGGGCAGTAGGCAAGATGGTCAACATTGCCCCGGAAAGCCCATATGAAGAGGACAAGGTATATTTCACCTACGGGAAACATCAGGAATTCATCAGACCGGAAACCATTTGCCTTCCCATGGACAGCCAAATGAATCTGATGCATGCGGTCTTTGCCCGGATGGCAGCTGTATCGATCACCTCCATACGTTGCTCCAACATAAGTCTCGGAGATTCCGTCGCTGTTGTCGGAGGGGGGTTGGTAGGTAATTTCGCAGCACAGCTTGCGAGGCTGTCAGGAGCTACGGTGTCATTGATCGACCCATTTGCTTCCAGAAGGCATATAGCACAGCAATGCAATATCACAGATACATTCAAGGACAGCAACGAAGCAATTGAAGCAAAAGGCATAGATCTGTTTGACACAGTAATCGATGCTACAGGCGTACCCTCCGTTGTCATGGATTCGTCACGGCTTGTCGGAAAACACGGAGAATTGATCATATTGGGATCTCCCCGAGGCTCATATACAGCCGATATAACTCCATTCCTTAACCGGAGCCATCTCAGTCCTACGAACATGACAGTAAAAGGTGCACATGAATGGCGCTATCCACTTCATGCAGATACGCAAAAGACATATAAGTTTTCCATTGAGGGAAACCTGAACTATCTGTTCAACGCCATCATAAAAAAAGAATTGCTTATCGAACCTGTCATTACACATGTGATAAAGCCAAGTGAAGCACCCAGAATCTATATTGATTTGAAAAATAATCCTGATGCTTATCTCGGGATAGTCATAGATTGGAGTAAAAAATGA
- a CDS encoding extracellular solute-binding protein has protein sequence MRKVFVALSVLLIIPAMVFANGTTESTKENDNNSVTMLHFSSPDVAHGDANAKAFAASMATFRKENPTITINDEYIHHDNYEMKLKTMIASQSLPDVYYSKPDQFSVLQENKLIQPITDLLDDDPQFKAKFKDGAFNDFTVDGQIWAIPFQLSSNHVIYYNKKLLKQIGYDSFPTTMDGFIEMGKKLRAAGIVPWVLGNKAGWPAPSCILNTLVYRYCDASWFDSLYHNTGAKFTDACFVNAAKKMKEFVDAGLFNADMNSLTTNDQQSMFNNQKAAMFVEGVWALTPVIQGFSGDLSDVGLAILPPVKGYEKYGNIVAGGAGWGVCMNAQMTDAHKKVVWDFIKKMYNSEYAQVSASNGGFPAMKVDLDSLDVNPLIAEINEMDVKMAPIFDVQFTGTIVDVYYNDFQSMLLGMITPDEYAEHCEKARLSTL, from the coding sequence ATGAGAAAAGTTTTTGTTGCCCTTTCAGTTCTTCTGATAATACCTGCTATGGTATTTGCAAACGGTACAACGGAAAGTACAAAGGAAAATGATAACAATTCTGTTACCATGTTGCATTTCAGCAGCCCTGACGTTGCCCATGGCGATGCCAATGCAAAAGCCTTCGCTGCAAGTATGGCTACTTTCCGGAAAGAAAATCCGACCATAACTATCAATGACGAATATATTCATCATGATAATTATGAAATGAAGCTAAAGACTATGATTGCTTCCCAGAGCCTGCCTGATGTGTATTATTCGAAACCGGACCAATTCAGTGTACTTCAGGAAAACAAATTGATTCAGCCAATAACAGACTTGTTGGATGATGACCCTCAGTTCAAGGCAAAATTCAAGGACGGAGCATTCAACGACTTCACTGTTGACGGACAGATATGGGCCATACCATTCCAACTGTCATCAAACCATGTAATCTACTATAACAAGAAACTGTTGAAACAAATCGGCTATGATTCTTTTCCAACCACCATGGATGGTTTCATAGAAATGGGGAAAAAACTTAGGGCGGCAGGAATCGTGCCATGGGTACTTGGAAACAAAGCAGGATGGCCGGCACCTTCCTGTATCCTGAACACCTTGGTATATCGCTATTGTGATGCTTCATGGTTTGACAGCCTCTATCACAATACGGGAGCAAAGTTTACTGATGCATGTTTCGTCAATGCAGCAAAAAAAATGAAAGAGTTCGTAGATGCGGGTCTGTTCAATGCTGATATGAATTCCCTCACTACCAATGATCAGCAGTCAATGTTCAACAACCAAAAGGCGGCAATGTTTGTTGAAGGAGTCTGGGCACTTACACCTGTCATCCAAGGTTTTTCCGGAGATCTCAGTGATGTCGGACTGGCAATTCTGCCACCGGTCAAAGGATATGAAAAATATGGGAACATCGTCGCCGGCGGTGCTGGTTGGGGCGTCTGCATGAATGCACAGATGACGGATGCACATAAGAAAGTAGTCTGGGACTTCATCAAGAAAATGTACAACAGTGAATATGCCCAGGTATCTGCCAGCAATGGAGGTTTCCCTGCAATGAAGGTTGATCTTGACTCCTTGGATGTAAATCCACTGATTGCTGAAATCAACGAGATGGATGTCAAAATGGCTCCGATATTCGATGTCCAATTCACAGGGACAATAGTCGATGTATACTACAATGATTTTCAAAGTATGTTACTTGGCATGATTACTCCTGATGAATATGCAGAACACTGTGAAAAAGCACGATTATCTACCCTTTAG
- a CDS encoding Gfo/Idh/MocA family oxidoreductase: MKKATLGIIGAGWIGDWYFDAYSRCTDRFHLVGAAGNPSPEGFARLEKKCAKWGNIRPYATAEELIADPSIQAIAVFSPNSLHFEQVKMALEAGKHVLVEKPVTLDVKQDLELEKLAEKKGLIVFPGHNFVYRPVDVEAKKIIESGRLGNISYGSFRACHFIPPEHSAGWRKQMPLAGGGAMMDSGTHLVYQSIYLLGLPKYISCFSTKKHYLEMDGEDTCLITVQYASGTVAQIFQSWSTADDSAAEVRIQGDKGVLLISDALYFNGKKITDDCSYANSFYHTLEAFYNSIETAEAPVSTIHDAANTLSMIQTAYQVSGTRKIAEYKPI, translated from the coding sequence ATGAAAAAAGCAACATTGGGAATTATAGGAGCCGGATGGATCGGAGATTGGTATTTTGATGCTTATTCAAGATGTACAGACAGATTTCATTTGGTAGGAGCAGCCGGAAATCCTTCACCGGAAGGATTTGCCCGTTTGGAAAAGAAATGTGCAAAATGGGGTAATATACGACCGTATGCAACGGCAGAGGAACTGATAGCTGATCCTTCGATCCAGGCCATTGCCGTTTTTTCGCCCAATTCCCTTCATTTTGAACAAGTCAAAATGGCCTTGGAAGCCGGAAAACATGTATTGGTGGAAAAACCTGTCACACTGGATGTAAAGCAAGATCTGGAACTTGAAAAACTTGCAGAAAAAAAAGGATTGATCGTATTTCCCGGACATAATTTTGTATATCGGCCCGTAGACGTAGAAGCGAAGAAAATAATTGAAAGCGGCAGATTGGGAAACATTTCCTATGGCTCTTTCCGGGCTTGTCATTTCATTCCTCCGGAACATTCAGCCGGTTGGAGAAAACAAATGCCACTTGCCGGAGGCGGCGCGATGATGGACAGCGGCACACATTTGGTCTATCAATCAATCTACCTGCTCGGCCTGCCAAAATATATCAGTTGTTTCAGCACGAAGAAACATTACCTTGAAATGGACGGTGAGGACACCTGCCTGATTACAGTCCAATATGCATCAGGAACCGTTGCCCAGATATTCCAGTCATGGAGTACCGCAGATGACAGCGCCGCAGAAGTACGTATACAAGGTGACAAGGGTGTCTTGCTGATCAGCGATGCACTGTACTTCAATGGAAAGAAAATCACGGATGACTGTTCATATGCCAATTCTTTTTATCATACGCTTGAAGCATTTTACAACAGCATCGAAACCGCTGAAGCGCCTGTATCAACCATACATGACGCGGCAAACACACTTTCAATGATACAAACAGCTTATCAGGTATCCGGTACAAGAAAAATTGCCGAATACAAGCCTATATAA
- a CDS encoding carbohydrate ABC transporter permease, with amino-acid sequence MNKRFSLSKLIINILVFAFSLSCLFPIVWMGYTSLKTNKEYIASSLALPKKPIITNYQEILVQAKFGRYFKNSCITASITIVAVLLLAFLAGYFLSRYRFSGRRFIYGFFMLGLVVPTYAWLLPVFIQFKQMGLLNHYWTLSLPYTAFALPTSIFLIDSFVQSIPCEMEEAAMIEGSSIFHTILAIIFPLCKPILVTVLILTFNSSWNELPFGLVLINSDRLRTVPVALTMFSGTYTIDYPYLVTALVIAVFPVIIFYCFFSKKIMEGMTAGAVKG; translated from the coding sequence ATGAATAAAAGATTTTCATTGTCAAAGCTGATAATCAACATTCTGGTCTTTGCCTTTTCACTATCGTGCCTGTTCCCGATAGTCTGGATGGGGTATACCTCATTGAAGACAAACAAGGAATATATCGCAAGCAGCCTTGCTCTACCAAAGAAGCCAATCATAACCAACTATCAGGAAATATTGGTACAGGCAAAATTCGGACGATACTTCAAGAACAGTTGTATCACAGCCAGCATTACCATCGTCGCTGTCTTGCTCCTGGCTTTTCTTGCCGGTTACTTCTTGTCTCGTTATAGGTTTTCGGGCAGGCGGTTTATTTACGGTTTCTTCATGCTCGGATTGGTAGTACCGACATATGCATGGCTGCTCCCTGTTTTTATCCAGTTCAAGCAAATGGGATTGCTCAACCACTATTGGACACTTTCCCTGCCGTACACTGCGTTTGCATTACCTACCTCGATATTTCTTATCGACAGCTTCGTCCAGAGCATACCCTGTGAGATGGAAGAAGCTGCAATGATCGAGGGAAGCAGCATTTTCCATACAATCCTGGCCATAATATTTCCTTTATGTAAGCCGATTTTGGTAACGGTACTTATACTGACATTCAATAGCTCCTGGAATGAACTGCCTTTCGGACTTGTCCTCATCAACTCAGACAGACTGAGAACCGTTCCCGTTGCGCTGACAATGTTTTCAGGTACGTATACCATTGACTATCCTTATCTGGTCACAGCTCTGGTCATTGCAGTATTTCCTGTGATTATTTT